In the genome of Bremerella sp. P1, the window TCGTCCATAGGGGCTTAGGCTCGGTTTCGGCATAGTTCCAACAATGCACCACGCCGTGATAGTCGCCGCTGATCAGTCGCTTCCGATCTGGATGGAATGCTAACGCCATTACCCAACTGCGATGTGCCGTAAGTGGCGTTCGAGTGCCGCTTTCCAGGTCCCACCGCTGCAGGTCTTCATGCTGCGCCCCGGCCACGACGAACTTTCCGCAAGGGCTGAAAGCGCATACGGTTAAGATGCGATCGTGTTCGAAGGACTGCGATTCCCAAATCTTGGTCGGATCGAAATCTGGACTAGTGGCGGCCATCAGGAGAGCACCTCGCTAATCTTGCTGCAGTCGTCGTGAGCGATCGGCAGAGGTTGCCCGTCGTTAACGTACTCAACCTTCTTGGCGTCAATTCCCATTGTGTGGAAAATTGTGTGAAACAGATGCCCGATGTCGTGTTCCTGTGAGTCAACCCAGGCGCCGTTGGCAGTCGTTTTGCCGATGACCGCCCCACGCTTGATGCCGCAACCGGCGAGTACCACCGACCAAGCTTCTGGCCAATGGTCGCGGCCTGCCCGGGTGTTGATCTTGGGAGTGCGACCAAATTCAGACATGAGCACGACCAGGACGTTGTCCAGCATGCCACGGTCGTCCAGATCATCAATTATGGCGGCAAACGGGCGATCGATCTGCGGCACAAGGTTCAAGTGCATATTGAAATTGTCACCATGCGTGTCCCAGTGGAACGACGTCACTTTGACGAACTGAACGCCGGCCTCCAGCAGTCGCCGAGCTTGCAAAAGGTGCCGCCCCAGCGGATGCGTACCGTACCGCTCGACATCCTTCGGGGGCAGGAGCGAATCGTCGAATAGTTCCTTTCGCTTCATCAGCTTCTCGGCAACCTGATAGGAATACTCGTACGCGTCGACTTCGGAATCGACGCGGCGTTGGCGAAATCGGTTGTTTAGCCTGCGTCGTAGATCGCCGCGGGCGACGTCCACCGCGTCGTCGATCGAATCAGGGCGATGAATGTGGATCGGAGGCTTACCATCCCCTAGGGCCAACGCACCATATTTTGCCCCGAGAAATCCAGCGTCTTTCCACATATATCCGCCGCGTCCCGGCTTGATATGCATATAGGGAGGCAAGTCATTTTTGACCGGCGGCATCAACTTGGCGAGTGCCGAACCGATAAATGGATAGGTCACCCCGCGATTCTTTGGATCACCTCGCTGCACACGCGGAACGCCGGTTGAGTGATTTTGATCCTTCGTACACATGCTGCGAATGACGGCCAGTTTGTCCATCCGTTTGGCAGTCTCGGGTACCAACTCACTGAAATGCACGCCTGGCACTGCGGTGGGAATCGCACGAAAGGGGCCGCCGAATTCGGTGTTGGGCTTAGGATCCCAGCTTTCCAGTTGGCTGATGCCGCCGTCGAGCCAGATAAACAGTACTTGCTTACCCTGCGATTTGATCTTCTCAGCCATGGCAGGCTGCAAGAGCGCACCCATGCCAAGGGTTCCGGCTGCTGCCCCAGCCAACGTACCCAGCATTTGCCGCCGCGAAAGGTCGTGTGCAAGGCTGTTGCATGCGAAGTTGTGCTTCATCGTTGTGTATCCAAAAATCGAGTCGCAAGCTGCTAGTGATTCATCCTAAATTCTGCGGATGAGATCAATGCCCAGACCAGTTCGCCCAACGCCTCGGTTCGTCGATCTTTATTCTGAGTCAGGTAGGCGGCCACTTCAGCCACTTCTTCATCTGCAGGTGGTCGTGTCAGTGCGCTGATGTAGAGTTCGTCTGCTACCGTCGCCGCGTCATTCAGATTCGAGAGTCGCTCGACCAGATTGCCCGACTTTGGTTTTAGCCAATCAAGCACTCCTTGGTCGTTCATCAAGAACAAGGCATGTCCCATCGATGGCGTAAAGTCGACTTCCGCTTCGCCAGGTGGATTGCTGTACACACCAACGAATAGCTTCATCACGTCCGGGAAATTCTGGGGAAACTGATCAACTCGGCCATTGATGTAATCGAAGTGCGTGAACTCCGAATTATCAGGCACTGGGGCTTCAAGCAACCAGTCGAGATTTCCGGTTGCGCCTGCTATGCACCAGCCCATCTGCTCAGGCGTCAGGGGTTTAAGAATTGCCATGCGGTAGAGTTGTGGTGGGGCGTCTTTCAAGGCTACCCCGTTGGGCAAGATACTGCTCCGCTGATAACTGTCACTCAGGGCGATTTCGCGAAGGAGCCATTTTACGTCGAAGTTATGGGCAACAAACTCGGCCGCCATGGTGTCGAGCAGTCGCGGATGCGAAGGAGGATTGTCTTCGTGGTGAAGATCCAATGGGTGCACCAGCCCACGCCCCATCATCAAGAACCAAAAGCGATTGACACTATTACGAACGAACAATTCGTTTTCCGCCGTCGGGAGGTTGCGCGACAGGAGCAATCGCGGGCGATATTTGGCGGCTTCTTCTTTTTGATCCTTTTCAAACGTGGGGATTTCCAACTCTTCGCCACCAGGTAACCGTGGTCCCGTTGTATGCTTGCCTGGTCCGAAAACGGACTCGTATTCAATGGACGCTTCAGCCGGCTTGTCTTTCAGGTAGGTGAACAGGCCGAAATAATCATCTTGGGCGTAGTCCGCAATTTCCGGATGGTCATGACATTGAGAGCAGGTGATGTCGCGACCCAGGAACA includes:
- a CDS encoding DUF1501 domain-containing protein encodes the protein MKHNFACNSLAHDLSRRQMLGTLAGAAAGTLGMGALLQPAMAEKIKSQGKQVLFIWLDGGISQLESWDPKPNTEFGGPFRAIPTAVPGVHFSELVPETAKRMDKLAVIRSMCTKDQNHSTGVPRVQRGDPKNRGVTYPFIGSALAKLMPPVKNDLPPYMHIKPGRGGYMWKDAGFLGAKYGALALGDGKPPIHIHRPDSIDDAVDVARGDLRRRLNNRFRQRRVDSEVDAYEYSYQVAEKLMKRKELFDDSLLPPKDVERYGTHPLGRHLLQARRLLEAGVQFVKVTSFHWDTHGDNFNMHLNLVPQIDRPFAAIIDDLDDRGMLDNVLVVLMSEFGRTPKINTRAGRDHWPEAWSVVLAGCGIKRGAVIGKTTANGAWVDSQEHDIGHLFHTIFHTMGIDAKKVEYVNDGQPLPIAHDDCSKISEVLS
- a CDS encoding DUF1549 domain-containing protein, which gives rise to MTHIRSSSSGSMFAGFAIVSACLCFLPKAGAAELHQTIDQLIAQKAGGSVAAPADDAEFLRRIFIDLTGKLPAPAEARKFLADKDKAKRKTLIDSLLASDDFPRRMQEAFTAMLLERRTDTQVPDAEWERYLRDSFARNKPWNQLVSELLFVDEKDETLKPASKFFLVTGRNDENLRTEDVARLFLGRDITCSQCHDHPEIADYAQDDYFGLFTYLKDKPAEASIEYESVFGPGKHTTGPRLPGGEELEIPTFEKDQKEEAAKYRPRLLLSRNLPTAENELFVRNSVNRFWFLMMGRGLVHPLDLHHEDNPPSHPRLLDTMAAEFVAHNFDVKWLLREIALSDSYQRSSILPNGVALKDAPPQLYRMAILKPLTPEQMGWCIAGATGNLDWLLEAPVPDNSEFTHFDYINGRVDQFPQNFPDVMKLFVGVYSNPPGEAEVDFTPSMGHALFLMNDQGVLDWLKPKSGNLVERLSNLNDAATVADELYISALTRPPADEEVAEVAAYLTQNKDRRTEALGELVWALISSAEFRMNH